The nucleotide sequence GTATGGTCTCGGCCAGCGGAATCCTGGGATATGGCTTTCCGGAAGCCTCCCTGGCCACCGCATTGCGGGCCCGGCCCCATATGGTGGGCGTGGATGGGGGCAGCTCCGATCCCGGGCCGCATTACCTGGGTTCCGGCAAGACGCTCAATTCCGCCTTGCAGATGAAGCGGGACATCCGCCTGCTGCTGCGCGGCGCGATGGAGCTGGATATCCCCATGATGATAGGCACGTGCGGCGGCGCCGGTGGCGAGCCGCACCTGCAGGCCTGCGCCGCGCTGGTGCGCGAGATCGCCCGCGAAGAGGGCATGCATTTCAAGATGGCGCTCATCCATGCCGAGCAGGACAAGGAGCGGCTGAAGGCCGGCATCCGCGCGGGGCGCGTGCAGCCGCTCGGCAAGGCCGGTCCGCTGTCCGAGGACGAGGTCGAGCGCGCCGAGCGCATCGTCGGCATGATGGGGCCGGAACCGCACCTGGCGGCGCTGCGCGCGGGCGCGCAGGTCATCCTGGCCGGCCGCGGCACCGATCCCGCGCCCTGGGTGGCGCTGGCCATGCACCATGGCATTCCGGCGGCGCCGGCCTGGTACGCGGGCAAGCTGCTGGAATGCGCCTGCAACGCCGCATTGCCGAAAAAGCACGACTGCCTGATCGCCACGCTGGGCGAGGACTATGTCGAGGTGGAGCCGGCCAACCCGGAACTGCGCTGCACGCCCTTGTCGGTATCGGTGCAGGCCCTGCACGAGAGCGCCAGCCCCATCGTGCGCTACGAGCCCGGCGGCGTCCTGGATACCAGCGCCTGCGTCATGCAGGCCGTCTCGGAGCGGCGCGTCCGCATCACCGGCATGCAGTGGAAGCCGCAGCCCTACACCATCAAGCTGGAAGCCGCGGCCTGCTCGGGCTATAGCGCCATCGCCTTCGCCGGTACGCGCGATCCGGGCCTGATCGGCCAGCTGGAAAGCTTCATCGCGGCCGTGACGGAGGCTTCCCACACCAAGATCGCGGCGCTGGGGATTCCGCGCGAACGCTATCGCATTGTCATGCGCCTGTATGGCAAGGACGGGGTGATGGGCGAGTGGGAGCCCTTGCGCCAGGCCCGCAGCCACGAAATCGGCATCCTGGCCGAGGTGGTCGGCGACACCCAGGAAATCGCCAATGCCGCACTGGCGCTGACCCGCGTCACGCTGCTGCACAGCGATTTTCCCGGGCGGCTGTGCCGCGAGGGCAATATGGCCTTCCCGTTCTCGCCCTCCGACATCGAGCGCGGCCCGGTCTACGAGTTCACCATGCAGCATGTGATCCGCACCGACGATCCGCTCGGCATGTTCCCGATCGAATACGAGACCGTCTAGCGCGCCGCGTCCCTGGACAAGAGATCCGCCATGACCAAACTGAAAGATATCGCCAAGGCCTGCAAAAGCAAGAACGCGGGCCCCTTCGAGCTGACGCTGGACATCATGTTCGACAGCGCCGAGACCTTCGAGCGGGTTCGCCGCACCGGCGTGATCACGCGCGAGCGCATCGCCGCGCTGTACGGCGTCGCGCCCGAGGACGTGCTGTTCACCGAATATCCGCCGGCCCTGGCCTACAAGGCGACCCTGCCGCGACGCATCGTATCCGGCGCCATCGGCGATACCGACGTCTACGGCGCCCAGCAGCATGCGCCGCTGCTCGACCTGGAATTGCCGCTGTAGCGCGGGCACGTCACGGCAAGACGCGAAGAGGAAAGGAGACCGCCATGTACGCCGCACCCCCGGCGATGAAGACCGAGGTCTTCACGCGCATTCCCGACCGCTACCGCAAGGCGGGCCAGTTGTCCGAGGAGCGCCTGCGCGCCGGCAAGGGCACCCGCGCGACGGACAGCTATATAGAGGGCCCGTCCTTCGACAGGCAGGGCAACCTGTACCTGGTGGATATCGCCTTCGGTTTGATCTTCCGCGTGTCGCCCGCCGGCGAGGTCACGCAGTTGATCGAGTACGACGGCGAGCCGAACGGATTGAAGATCCATCGCGACGGCCGCATTTTCGTGGCGGAC is from Bordetella bronchialis and encodes:
- a CDS encoding DUF4387 domain-containing protein encodes the protein MTKLKDIAKACKSKNAGPFELTLDIMFDSAETFERVRRTGVITRERIAALYGVAPEDVLFTEYPPALAYKATLPRRIVSGAIGDTDVYGAQQHAPLLDLELPL
- a CDS encoding acyclic terpene utilization AtuA family protein, with translation MTNEVRMVSASGILGYGFPEASLATALRARPHMVGVDGGSSDPGPHYLGSGKTLNSALQMKRDIRLLLRGAMELDIPMMIGTCGGAGGEPHLQACAALVREIAREEGMHFKMALIHAEQDKERLKAGIRAGRVQPLGKAGPLSEDEVERAERIVGMMGPEPHLAALRAGAQVILAGRGTDPAPWVALAMHHGIPAAPAWYAGKLLECACNAALPKKHDCLIATLGEDYVEVEPANPELRCTPLSVSVQALHESASPIVRYEPGGVLDTSACVMQAVSERRVRITGMQWKPQPYTIKLEAAACSGYSAIAFAGTRDPGLIGQLESFIAAVTEASHTKIAALGIPRERYRIVMRLYGKDGVMGEWEPLRQARSHEIGILAEVVGDTQEIANAALALTRVTLLHSDFPGRLCREGNMAFPFSPSDIERGPVYEFTMQHVIRTDDPLGMFPIEYETV